caactaactgctattcaatctattacagtggaaaaacttttttatttttaaaagcacactattgtcacaccagatatgagtggcaaagtggactggcagaggttggcagagtacaggctgaaggcctgacacacccgcttgaaggacactgactgctattagcttacagtgaaaaacttttttttctttttaaaggaacgctatagtcacaccagatatgagtggcaaagtgcacttgcagaggttggcagagtacacgctgaaggcctgatacccagacgcttgcagacaactaactgctattcaatctattacagtgaaaaaagttttttgtttttaaatgcacgctattgtgacaccagatatgagtggcaaagtggactggcagaggttggcagagtacatgctgaaggcctgacacacccgcttgagcttaagctattgtgacaccagatatgagtggtggcactgggcaagtgggcacagtttccactgtgagcctgacacagaagctggcagacaactaactgctattcaatctattacagtgaaaatacaatttttctttttaaatgtcaagcttaagctattgtgacaccagatatgagtggtggcactgggcaagtgggcacattatccactgtgagcctgacacagaagctggcaggcaggcaactgcaattagattacacagaaaaaaaaaatcagactgatgttctagccctaaaaagggcttttttggggtgctgttcttacagcagagatcagatgagtccttcaggactgtagtggacactgataaccctagcctagctatcaatttccctatctaatgagcagcagctacactttccctcctctcactaagaatgcagcttcagaatgaatctaaaatggatgctgtacaggaggtgggagggtctggaagggagggtctgcagctaatttgctggaatgtgtctgctgaccgtgaggcacagggtcaaagtttgctcaatgatgacgaatagggggcggatcgaaccgtgcatgtgttcgcccgccgtggcgaacgcgaacacgctatgttcgccaggaactattcaccagcgaacagttcggtacatcactactccccAGTATTTCAACTGGGCAGTGGAACAAGGGATGCTGCGGAAGGAACCTTAACCGGGGGTACCTTCCCAATATCACAACCAGGCAGCAGAacaaggggtgctgtggggagaCGCTCGGAGGTGAGCGGTAACGGGTATTGTGCCCAGGGTAGTGTTCTGACGGGCGCCTTAGCAGGTCAAGAAGGTGCGTTCAGTGAACGAACTCCAGGATTCCCATGTTGTGACAAGTCGTGTATGGATGGGAGTGGAGCAACGGGCCCCTATATGGTGGGCTGTATGGCACAGGGTGGAGGACCCTTCTGCTCCACTGTTCCCCAAGGAGAATACTCCTCAGAGGGATGGCGATGGTCCGCGGGTTTCCAGGTGGCCGGTTGATGGATCACATAGTGAAGTTGGCATACCGGACATAAAGTGGGCTTGTGTGGTGGACGTATGACAAGCAATTTCGGCAGTGGCTGTCGTCTAACCAAGATATGAGGTGGGCCAGTTACCGCTGGGCACAACTCTAGTGAGGCTTGGCGAGATGATATTGTGGCTAAGCCACTACAGTAACAAGGAGGATGCAGAATTGCTGAAGTTGACTTTCCTGCAGGGGGATTTTATTCCTATTTGGCAACAGGAAGTTTGATAGGGGGGGTTTCGGAATTTAAAGTCCATTTTAGAGTTAGCTGGGTTGGTGTGGGATTAGGTCTTGAAGGAGGGGAGTTGTGTAGGATGGCAGGTCCCTTCCGGGACCCCCCCATTGGCTAGGCTGAGGTGGTCACCACTGGGGATTGTGCCGAAGAAGGAACAACAACACATggcatattacaccgtgtcatgatttattttacaaaagtAAAGCCAAAACAGAGACGACATGCGTGAAAAACGCCTTGTGATTATATAGGTTGTAGACCCACCTTCCTGTCCCTAAGCAGAGGCCCCCAGAGCGAGAGAGCCATAACCAGCGGGAAAAGTTTGAGAAAGGCCAAATTGCACATCACTGGATTATCCAACCACAATGCCAGTCATGATTCTGCACAAGACCTGCCTctgaaatacacattttttaaatgttttaacttttttttactgtggagtgttcctttaagaaatagaTGTATTCGCAAAATCTGGAGCAACAGTGAAGACAAtgaattattttttatacataactTCCCAAATGAGTTTAGCTGTAATGGGATGATATCACGCATGTGTAAAATGTTAACTCTTTCCCTGCCAGATAATCATTCTCACACTCATTTAACCAGGTACAGCTGTGTTTAGGGAGGGTTCCTGGCTATAAAGCTAATGCACCGAGGCAGATCAATTTATACCTGATCTACACAAGCCAGAGACTCCTAGAGGaaacaagaaggatttttttctgggAGTCTAGAGATTTGGGAGCTTGATTTCTGATCTCTCTGTTATAATGGATACACCAGGTAAGGGATACCTGTAGAATAAAGTGAAGTTTAAGGGATGCTAAACAAGCTTACTCTCTAATTGTGGTGATTTTGAGCAGAGATTAATGTTTGCTAGTTTCTCCATGGTTTAGAAGTCTTTCCTCACTGACCTTTTCCACTTACTCTTAAATTGTGTGTTTTATAATCTTGAGGTGCTCAGGAATCAAATCctcctgtttctctttatagCTGACCATTTCTGTAACATTCTTGGTAGCTCCTCGCTGACTCTCTGCTACTGTTTGTTAGAAGAATGTCATCCAGGATACTAAACAAACTCTCTGAATTAATCTTATAGGTTTACTAACTGAAGGGACAACTGTCTGCCATTCATAATGTTTTCAATAGTAGCAATATGGAATCTCCGTTAATGCCATAGCCCTTTTCCTGTCTGGCTTTCTTAAATGTAGCATTTGCTCTCACTTTACAAATAAACTGAAATGCTGGAAATATTTCCTCCATGCCTCCTAACTGTCACGACTCTAGAAAAACTGTGTACTTATTTTGGGTCGGGCCCTGCCACTTGAGTGTAGTCAGTAATGAAATTACTCCACTCCCACCAGTGTCCTATTCTGGGATTGCTAATGGTGGGTGGTATTCAGCTTCTATCATcacaatcactgaagtggtcatggtgggtgGTGtaaccttttaaaggaacacaccataaCTAACACAGCCTGGTGTATTGGTTTTGCTGCTTGATGTCTCTCTTTAAGCGGAGTTTGAACCGCATGCGGAGAGTAATTTCCGGATGCCAGGAAGCGATACTAGGACAggaccatgggcgtaggaaccaggGGGATGACGGGGATgcatccccccagcaaatcatgcggggggacaggttatagagaaattcccctcccccccagctctgCCGGCCTCGGGTGCCCTCAGCTTGCGTGCGGCTCCCTGACGCACTGCAGACTGGGAAGGGGAGCaccttgtataaaaaaaaataaagtaatctgCAAATTACAAAATTTTGCGTCATATGTCGTGCTAAAAATTAAGCTGggaatgtgcattttttttaaaaataatttttagaataatgatcgacattttatttcttacattttgTGATTCTTTTTCTCCTCTATATTCAAAATATATcacaacagctaaacgtagtagttctggtgtctatagcatgtctttgcaggctttttaatgtaagcactgccatttcgtaataaggcagtatttacaatactgctgaggaatacctctagtggacactcagatggccactatggGTGCTTTCTAGTCGagacatgaatgccgccctatgaagtatctgtgcatgtgcggcaaagctgCGCATGCACaccagggagcaatgacgcttctgaATAGAAGTGttttattgctccctgctcgcatcCTCCTATTTCGTCCTTTTGACTAAATAGGGGGCGTggcatcaggaggatcccggctcTGTGtctgggtaagtaaaaccccttccctgtagtgaccctttaatgttattatttaatcatttatatagcgactgcaaattctgtagtgctgtacaatgggacaaacaactcctagtttacagaataagaatatacccggcgagtaaaaatgctatccccccagatttttgggggGTGCCTACACCCATGGacaggactttaaccccttaaggaccaaacttctggaataaaagggaatcatgacatgtcatgttgtggtggaatctcggtaaaaataaatttagtaggccgagattacctcgtggcatgtgtacgtgcatatgctgacgtatcgatcagttggttgcacgaggcaagatacgatcagtagtgtacggagcatgtgcaagaatacaggatatagtattccccctcctccattgtgctggacaagccatgcggtcgaacaggaagttaattcttatttgtgttgattggttaagagaatgtgcgggtggagcttaatatgggaggagtcatatgcctatataaggagcctgcactattgtccggggctcagaacttgctgtattttggtgacattagtccctctgagtcccgatcggtgatccaataaagaatctcttccttcctgaagaaacctgtgtccatctctctgtgcttggcttccgtcagtttctccggtatcaatgtgtccttaaggggttaaaagagcctTGGCCTGTTGGGACATATGGGAAATGTAGGGTTGAAATGCAAATTCTTCATGCTGGAACTACTTCTTATAACTGCAGGTGGGAGTGTTGTCAATACTATATTGGCTGTGAAATGACTGCTAGCCAGGTGTGTTACTAACACAGTGCCTGGAGCCCCAAGTGGTTTCTCAAATCCCTTGGTCTAACTTTGGCACAATAATTTTGTAGGCTCTCCTAATGGGAATTGGGAGCCTCTTATGTACTCTGTTCTCTCCACATGTGAAGTTTGTGTTCGAACTGGAATAGTGTTTGTTGCTGTTTCAGACTTGTGACAGCTAAATAGACTTCCAGATAGATGCCTTCAGTTCTGTAAATATGAATTTAGTCTTGTCTGCATCACTGTCAATCTTGATATGATCTCGCAATAGACTTTCtctaagaatgtcatctaaaaaCCTGCTCTTCAAGAATCAAACTCTATATAATCACTCCTAGAACTAGGATATGTAAACTACAGCACTTTAGATGTTGTAGATTAAATCTCCCctgatgctctgccagcattcTGGGAAATGCTCTCcataacatctgaagtgccaaagatTACAATATTTTATGGTGGCTATAACCTTCTATTGACTTCCAGATACCCTCCTGTTTGCTGTGAAGGATTATGTTGCCAGAGCTGGATTACCTCCTAAAGATCGCTTGGATAGCTTTGGGGCCAGATCAAAAATTGTAGGGAAGCTGAATAATGTCAGTAAGTTTGCCTTTAACCCAGAAGGGGTGCTGTTTGCTGTGCGTGGTACAGAACTCTTCACGGGAGCTATGCCTTCAAATCCAAACCTGGACTGGTTCTCTACTGCCCAGAGAGTTGGAAAATCTGATTGggataggtttaaatttgtcttCTTTGATCCAAATGGTCTTCTGTATGCAGCTACCAAGAATGGGGAGTTCTACAAGGGTCCAGCACCAAGCAATGAAAATGTGTCCTGGCTTTATGGCCAAGCCACCAAAATAGGAACCGACGGATGGAATGACTTTTACGCCCTTTTCTTTGACCCTAAAGGCATCTTGTATGCAGTGACAAAGGATGACAAGCTTGTGATGCGAAGCCCTCCAACCAAAGCAAATGATGAATGGCTTCGCTCCAGCACAACTATTGGAAATGGAGGCTGGCGGATTCTGACACATTTCATGGCTTTCTCCCCAGAGTTTGACCTGTGGTGTGTGGATTCAATGAATGGTAACATCTATAAAGGCCGAGCCCCAACCGTTGATAATACCAGCTATGTGAAGAATGCACAGAATCTGGGCTGGGATTACAATCAATACCCCCTCCTTTCCTTCGCAATTGATAAAACCATCCAAAGCATTGTGAGCCTTGAATTCCTTCCAGATTCAGGGAAAGTCCTATCGCAAGGCACAGAGGTGGTGCAGAGCCAGATCTATGTGAACAAGAGCAGCACTCCATTAAAGCACACCTTCTCGTGAGTATAACCATATAATGGGAAATATGTAGAGTGCATGAACTGCTGCCCCATGCAGTGGTGGACCTACCATGCCGCCCTATGATCGGGGTGCATGACTGCCATATGGTGCACCGCAGCTTGCATGGTGCAACAACCTAGGCAGCGTGTTCAAGAGCCGATCAGGTGACCCATGCTCTGTATTTGTCACTGTATCTGCATGAGTCATGCTATGCATCTAAATGCTTGTCATGacgtgtatgtgtgcatgttatATGGTGTAACTGTCTAATTTCCCCAATCCTGTCTTTCACCCATGCCATACTCTCCCTAGAACACTCCCCTTCTCTAGCATTGTCACTCACCcgatcacattaacccctccaattctgtcataatcctccccccaaccatgccactcACCCTGTGGGGCATGAATCATTCATGGATGGGGGGCATTATGTGCATTCTTGCTTTTAGGTTCTCAAAGACCATGACTGAGAGCAGCACCTTCAGCCAGCAACATGGATTCACAATCTCTGTTGGTGCAGAGATGAGCTTTAAAGCTGGAGTCCCATTCATAGGAGAAACAGAGTCAAAGATTTCCATCAACACGAGCACAACTCATACCTGGAACTTCTCCAAGACCAATGAAACCCAGGTAAAGAGTTTATACTCTGAATGTATAACCATTCACCTTTTTCACAAAACCACCAAAACTGTAAACTGATGCTTTGTGACCCACTACAAAGATTGAGCTCTCCCTTTAAGGAATCCCCCAGCTCATTCGCTTGCCTACTAACCTTCCTACCAGAGATGGTAATGTGGCCACCAATGTTCTAATACAGCAGTaggtaaccttcagcactccagatgttgtcgaCTAAATTTCCCCTCATTTGCAAgcaatatgtagtccacaacatctggagtgctgaaggctgcctacccctgctataaaTCATGCTCCCACAAAACCAATTGGACCTACATTTTCCAAGCACTACTGGAAATGAGGGCAGTCTCTACATTAAATAAATGGAACCCCATATCTTTAAGTACTTCAAaagtctttaaataataaacctgTGTTCCTGACCAAATCTCTTGGCATGTGTGCATAATGTATGGAGATGGACATATGCACTTTGTTTTGTTCCAATCAATTGTTTTCATAAGGCTAGTATTTAGGGTCTCTAATAATTGAGCAAATTTAGGAGAGGGCATTTATTTGCTGGTGTCTCCCATATTTTCCTTCTTATATATTTTAGTTCCACTTTAGGATAGCTAATTAAAAAATCTTGTATTAAATGACTAACAATACCACAATGGTATTTCATACTTGCCAGTATATTTCTTTCCCTGGCTatttatcatggcagcatcacttattgGTAGCTTCACCCTCAGCCGGATCAGGACAGGGAAGAATTAACCATGAACTTTGCAAgtgttgtaaagcgctacggaatctgttggcactatataaatggcgatgataATGTGTTTCAATGCCCTCCTTCCAAACTTCAGTCCACTTAAAAAAGCTCAGATAACACCCAGGTTGGATATCTGGTTCTGTCATGATAAATAGCCAGGAAGAATAATTAAAGCAAAATTAATTGCTGCAAAACTCATTATATAATACAATTCCTGTTGTCTGACTGAGGACAGAACGACTGTTTgtaaggaggagggaccttttgaTGCCTACAGTCTAGTTGTTCAATTGTTTCCTGATCTGGTGAGGGTGGAGCTATGCATAAGAAATGCTGCTATTATTGGCCAAGAAATCAAAATGAAAGGACATCTGGTATGACTGAAAGGTTACTccataataaaaacatactttttattaCAAAATCACTGACGTGACTAATGGGTAATGCCTTTTAAAAAAGGTTAAACTTTGCTGAACCCAGCACAAGGTGAAGCTTCTGGCACGTCCAATAgagaagcttgtgattggtctgTTTCACCACTCAGCTTGTGTGCAAGACTTTTACATCTGTCAGCACAACACACTGGTGAcagatgttttgtttttcatgcatCAAACTGACATTCAGCAGTCCAGATCAGAGTGCAACTAGCCCCAGCACATAATTAAGAACATTGCATGTGCAATGTTTCAGTGCCCTAATGTAGCATCCTTTGTAATAACTGGATCTAAATTACAGAAGACTTCCCAAATGGGAGATGGCTGTAATACCTCTCCACCATAGTATTGACAATCAATGTGGTGTGTTTAGGCTTTTAGTCAAGTGTTCCTACAGGTTGTCAGACATGTAATCCAGTGATGTAAATAAATATGGTCTTGTGTGGGTAAATGGCATCAAAATAGTCTTCTGACTTCAGAACAGTTTCTCTTGTGCAGTTTGAAGATGCATATGGAACAACAATGGTCTGATATTTGTCAAATTCTTCATGGGTCTTAGGCCTAGAATGTCTTGCATGAAATCCAGGATCTAGCTAATAACTCTTCTGTGCATGTTCAAATATAGAAAGATGACCTCATATTAAATGTCTTTGTCCTAAAACTGTGTCAAATATCTGACTTCTGCAGACTACCTTCACCTCCAGCACAGATGTGGCGGTACCAGGTGGGCATTCAATACGTATGGTGGCATCCGTGACAAAGGGAGAAATGGATGTGCCTTACCGTGCCAAGATCCGCACCTTGTTTGGTTATGAGACATCCATCCAGGGAACATGGAAAGGGGTCACTTACTATAATCTGATGGTTAGCCAGGAAGACTACAAACCATGAGATGGATACGACTTCTAATGCTGCCATGGGATCCTCCTGCATGGAACCTGATCCGGGCATGATGGCAACAGTTCTGTTCATGGTAGAATGTGAACGTCTGTCTGAAATGTCATGTTTTGGTTAATAAAATGTGTTCTAGAATCTTCAGTCTGTCTCTAACTTTGAAATGCTTGTCTATATGGAATCTACCACATTCTGGCTATAAATGTTCCTCAGTAGATTCATGCTCTGTTACATGTTTCACCCTTGGGAGGGAAGCAAAGCTGGAAGGTCAATTcccttttggggggcactgaatagttaaagggacactcaaggcacccagaccacttctgctcattggagtggtctgggtgccaactcccactaatcttaaccctgcaagtgtaattattgcagttttttttataaacattgcagggttaactccacctctagtggctgtctattccactacagtcctgaaggactcatctgatctctgctgtaagaacagtaccccaaaaagccctttttagggctagaacatcagtctgattatttttttttttttctgtgtaatctaattgcagttgcctgccagtttctgtgtcaggctcacagtggatactatgcccacttgcccagtgccaccactcatatctggtgtcacaatagcttgcatttaaaaacacatttttcactaataaattgaatagcagttagttgtctgccagcttatgtgtcaggctcagtggatactgtgcccatttgcccagtcagtgccaccactcatatcttatgtctctatagtgtgcttttacaaagaacgttttccagtgtaagctaatagcagtcagtgtccgtaaagcgggtgtgtcaggcctttagcgtgtgctctgcagacctctgccagtgcactctgccactcatatctggtgtcacaatagtgtgcatttaaaaccaaaaaacttttcactgttatagattgaatagcagttagttgtctccaagcgtctgtgtcaggcctgctcatctgcccacagtcaggtgtctgtcaaggacatgtttgagcgtaagaagccaatgtcagaaagtcacccccttgcccggcgtctgacagctggcttgtctgtactttTAGCCCgctagcttttaccatacaagctggtggagtctgaggcgttcaaaaaaattgtagctattgggacaccgcagtggaaggtacccggatgaaatttctttgcacaaaaggcaatccccaacctgtactcgattgtgcaaaaggaagtaatggcatgtctggcacacagtgttggggcaagggtccatctgacaactgatatctggtctgcaaagcatggtcagggcaggtatatcaccgacactgtgcattgggtaaatctGCTgaggaatgcgtggctctgcagaggagttggtgacaccgccacgacttgcaggcaggcctgctgccacctcctctactcctcctactcatcCTCTTCCattacctccttggctgagtcctcttctgctgctgctgcatcttgctctacatcaacggcaccccccccaggtactattccacatcccggatacggcagtgtcaggccgtcttgggtttgacttgcttgaaagcagagagtcacaccggacaagcactcctgtccgccctgaacgcacaggtggaaaagtggctgactccgcaacaactggatatcggccaagtggtttgtgacaacggaacaaatttgttggcggcattgaagttgggcaagttgacacatgtgccgtgcatggcacatgtgtgtaatctgatcgtacatggtgtctgaggcattcaaaaaaagtGTAGCTATTggaacaccgcagtggaaggtacccggacgaaatttctttgcacaaaaggcaatccccaacctgtactcgattgtgcaaaaggaagtaatggcatgtctggcacagtgttggggcaagcgtccatctgaccactgatacctggtctgcaaagcatggtcagggcaggtaNNNNNNNNNNNNNNNNNNNNNNNNNNNNNNNNNNNNNNNNNNNNNNNNNNNNNNNNNNNNNNNNNNNNNNNNNNNNNNNNNNNNNNNNNNNNNNNNNNNNNNNNNNNNNNNNNNNNNNNNNNNNNNNNNNNNNNNNNNNNNNNNNNNNNNNNNNNNNNNNNNNNNNNNNNNNNNNNNNNNNNNNNNNNNNNNNNNNNNNNtatcacctacactgcgcattgggtaaacctgctgacggctgccaagcatggagttgggcaagttgacacatgtgccgtgcatggcacatgtgtataatctgatcgtacaacgctttgtgcataagtacacaggcttacaggatgtccttgtctctgtacttaattgccaacagctcctcttggcacaGAGCTGAGGTATCCCCCCTTCATAGCCGgttgcgtgcaagttgtcctgggaaacctgtgctgttttttttaattgtgccgcaagctactgtatcaaaacagtacagtagcttgaacaaagggacacttgtataaaaattgtcagcatacaagtggtaccctttgttcatcagggggaatatcaggtcccagacaatcttggcactggttcccatatgttctgggcaacctggagggtcaaggtggctatcctttccctcgtacacccggaaggcctgaatatacccagtctcgctatcacagagcttatacatctttacaccatacctagagcgcttggaaggaactgcttgaatcccagccttcccttatacttcatcatcagggattcatccacgcatatattccttccaggtgtataagcctcttcaaacctggcagcaaagtgggtaatcagggggcggattttatacagcctgtcaaactggggatgctccctagggggacacaggctgttgtcgctgaagtgcataaaatgcagaatcatttcatacctcttcctcgacatacattgggagtaaatgggggtagagcagatggggctactgctccagtaggagcggatggagggcttctttatgatgcccatcagcatagtcaatgcccagaatcttttaaattctggcacagtgtgtatctttgccaaaaaagagtccggatttgtagtttgggattgatgggcatataaattagtttgggcggacaatgttccccaatacagggatccttaggataggtgtcaatccatatctgccaagtgaccctatgtagggggaacagtccctattctgctctgtgtgaggaggaggaacgggaaatgagtagctcggcatccaaccttgtgcaaatgtggtctttcatgctgtcgtgcctgttgagggaccctcgtataaaaaggctgaaggagaacgacctgtgctgggtgtccacgctactagacccccggtctctattctgctctgtgtgagtgtgtatcagggtctctgaggacaggtgtcaatccatatccattgcgatttaggaatgttaggtgatttatgccctttatggattaaaaccagaccctgcatcaactgtgtaatttcccatgggagttttgccatggatccccctccggcatgccacagtgttagtccccttgaaacaacttttccatcacttctgtggccagaaacagtccctgtgggttttaaaattcgcctgcccattgaagtcaatggcggttcgcctggtttgcCAGTTCGTGAACGCTTGCGGAAGttgccgtttgcgaaccgaaaatttcgtgttcgcgacatcactactctcaAACCATATCCAGGTGCACCAGGCCAGGGAACAAGGGAAATGTGGATGCCTAGCTAAGcattataggaacagaagggcGGCTACTTATTGTCCTGGTTCTGCATTAATTTTTAGAGCCCCTTCAATTCAAGCAGTCACCCTATCTTTAGTGTTCCCTTGTCCCTGACTTGACCAAGGGGCCCACTGCCTGTCTGGGTTTTCTTGTGATCGATCGCCAGGGCATGTTTTCTGTGTGGTGGACTCTGGGTAACTGACTGGTTAGCTAGTTCTCCTCTTAGCCAGACTGTAACCACTGTGATTAAGCTTGTATTCCCCCAGTAACTTACCAAAACATGGTTCTGGGAGTCATCTGGATTATTCAGGTCAAACCCTCTCAATTTATACTCCGACCccaagcagggggtctccataccAAAACATAACAAGacattgtggcgaaagtaacctcgccactggtttttggaggggcctggttgccagcctcctgccctgcgactatggccctgagatgtattgccctttaaggaacagagttggggcttatggactgatattatactgttactgaccctttaagaactgtatttgggcatcatggatttttataatgctgttcctcgccctttacattggagcagtgttgcaaatctaaattggcacttcggatacagccgaagtggccgccattcgacaaacgcacacgtggtggcggccatctttgttcattcgaacgaggtcagcggtatgtgtagccaaatccatggaactgaaatcggctactcaTTTCAACGAACCCCGCTGACCCTTGCCTTCTCCTGCACCGAGTTTtaagccacagagactaagtcccgtttgaatgggacttagtaattttttcagtgtgaaattgaccgaccgcacagcccaaatctatggaactgttttgggcaggaaaatgtgcttgcggtcggtcataaaggacttccagctaacttaatCCATACAGCTTCCTTGCGTTCCAAACAGAACAGGTTTGCGCTCCAACATGTCAGTGGACAGAATATAGCAAGAGCAAGGTGGAACGCAAGCACTGCGACCCAGCTACACGTTGGACGTGGAGAAGTGGTGCGCGCACAGCCCGGAACTATAACTCAATAACCGGAGAA
Above is a genomic segment from Pelobates fuscus isolate aPelFus1 chromosome 6, aPelFus1.pri, whole genome shotgun sequence containing:
- the LOC134614116 gene encoding uncharacterized protein LOC134614116 translates to MDTPDTLLFAVKDYVARAGLPPKDRLDSFGARSKIVGKLNNVSKFAFNPEGVLFAVRGTELFTGAMPSNPNLDWFSTAQRVGKSDWDRFKFVFFDPNGLLYAATKNGEFYKGPAPSNENVSWLYGQATKIGTDGWNDFYALFFDPKGILYAVTKDDKLVMRSPPTKANDEWLRSSTTIGNGGWRILTHFMAFSPEFDLWCVDSMNGNIYKGRAPTVDNTSYVKNAQNLGWDYNQYPLLSFAIDKTIQSIVSLEFLPDSGKVLSQGTEVVQSQIYVNKSSTPLKHTFSFSKTMTESSTFSQQHGFTISVGAEMSFKAGVPFIGETESKISINTSTTHTWNFSKTNETQTTFTSSTDVAVPGGHSIRMVASVTKGEMDVPYRAKIRTLFGYETSIQGTWKGVTYYNLMVSQEDYKP